Proteins from a single region of Oreochromis niloticus isolate F11D_XX linkage group LG7, O_niloticus_UMD_NMBU, whole genome shotgun sequence:
- the LOC100698771 gene encoding lysosome membrane protein 2 isoform X1 has protein sequence MTRRSCTIYVVGITCAVLLAVGIGLFAGQVFRTLMNNRLKKEIVLVEGSRVFDSWKKPPPPVYMQFFFFNVTNPDEFIAGGKPEVKQIGPYTYREYRYKDNVSMVANGKMVSAYNTKSFVFLREKSVGDPAEDNITTVNIPAWAVMNNVKGSFFKSSMVSIWMNSLKSGLFTTRTVDELLWGYEDRLLVRVAGTKPEVETVFGLMYKKNGSNDGEFIYHTGEQNYMDYGRIETWKGQRELTFWSSNYSNSIVGSDGSAFHPLLDKDERIYIFTPDLCRTIYMEFEKDVEVKGIPAYRFTPPRSVLASKEENPDNEGFCVTPKECLGTGVLKVSPCRKGAPVVASFPHFYLADGKYVAAIKGLSPERTHHQTFLDLNPTTGVIVRAHKRAQVNILMQRITGFPSTRFLNETVFPVMFLNESVEIDDASAEKLKKLLLISNLVSNFPLVIVGLGVILLLVFVILLCQARKQKNEVKRIVFTKPLYASSAEDDTAYSPVNDKEKEDPQNGTYIGLTPKADVEA, from the exons ATGACACGGAGATCGTGCACCATTTATGTGGTTGGGATCACCTGCGCCGTCCTGCTCGCGGTTGGGATTGGCTTGTTTGCAGGGCAAGTTTTCCGCACATTAATGAACAACCGCCTGAAAAAG GAGATCGTGTTGGTAGAGGGCAGCCGCGTGTTTGACTCATGGAAAaaacctcctcctcctgtctacatgcagtttttcttcttcaatGTGACCAATCCAGACGAGTTTATTGCAGGGGGAAAGCCAGAAGTTAAACAGATTGGACCCTACACGTACAG GGAGTACAGGTACAAGGACAACGTAAGCATGGTGGCAAATGGCAAAATGGTCTCCGCATATAACACGAAAAGCTTTGTGTTCCTGAGGGAGAAATCTGTGGGTGATCCAGCTGAGGATAACATCACCACTGTCAACATCCCTGCCTGG GCTGTCATGAACAATGTGAAAGGTAGTTTCTTTAAGTCCTCCATGGTTTCAATCTGGATGAACTCTCTCAAGAGTGGTCTGTTCACTACACGCACTGTGGATGAACTGCTTTGGGGCTACGAAGACCGTCTGCTGGTTCGCGTTGCTGGCACCAAACCTGAGGTGGAGACGGTGTTTGGACTCATGTACAAG AAAAATGGAAGCAATGACGGTGAATTTATCTACCACACTGGAGAGCAGAACTACATGGATTATGGCCGGATCGAAACATGGAAAGGCCAAAG gGAGTTGACTTTCTGGAGCTCTAACTATAGCAACAGCATCGTTGGATCAGATGGAAGTGCTTTCCACCCCCTGCTTGACAAGGATGAGCGCATTTACATCTTTACTCCAGACCTGTGCAG GACCATCTACATGGAGTTTGAGAAAGACGTCGAGGTGAAAGGGATCCCAGCGTACCGCTTCACACCACCACGCTCTGTCCTGGCCAGCAAAGAGGAGAACCCTGACAATGAGGGTTTCTGCGTCACCCCAAAGGAGTGCCTGGGAACTGGCGTCCTTAAAGTCAGCCCCTGTCGGAAAG GTGCACCAGTGGTTGCCTCCTTTCCTCATTTCTACCTGGCAGATGGCAAATATGTGGCTGCCATTAAAGGACTGTCACCTGAAAGGACACATCACCAAACTTTTCTAGACCTAAACCCT ACTACTGGAGTGATTGTACGCGCTCACAAAAGAGCACAGGTGAACATCTTGATGCAGCGAATCACTGGATTCCC GAGCACTCGATTCCTGAATGAAACAGTATTTCCTGTAATGTTCCTCAATGAG AGCGTGGAGATTGACGATGCGTCCGCAGAGAAATTAAAGAAGCTTCTGCTGATTAGCAATTTGGTGTCCAACTTCCCTCTCGTCATTGTGGGACTGGGTGTTATTCTGCTCTTGGTCTTTGTCATCCTCCTGTGCCAGGCTCGCAAACAGAAG AATGAAGTTAAGCGCATTGTGTTTACCAAGCCTCTTTATGCT TCTTCTGCTGAAGACGACACCGCTTACTCTCCAGTTAATGATAAGGAGAAGGAGGATCCCCAGAATGGAACCTACATTGGTCTGACACCTAAGGCTGACGTGGAAGCTTGA
- the LOC100698771 gene encoding lysosome membrane protein 2 isoform X2 produces MTRRSCTIYVVGITCAVLLAVGIGLFAGQVFRTLMNNRLKKEIVLVEGSRVFDSWKKPPPPVYMQFFFFNVTNPDEFIAGGKPEVKQIGPYTYREYRYKDNVSMVANGKMVSAYNTKSFVFLREKSVGDPAEDNITTVNIPAWAVMNNVKGSFFKSSMVSIWMNSLKSGLFTTRTVDELLWGYEDRLLVRVAGTKPEVETVFGLMYKKNGSNDGEFIYHTGEQNYMDYGRIETWKGQRELTFWSSNYSNSIVGSDGSAFHPLLDKDERIYIFTPDLCRTIYMEFEKDVEVKGIPAYRFTPPRSVLASKEENPDNEGFCVTPKECLGTGVLKVSPCRKGAPVVASFPHFYLADGKYVAAIKGLSPERTHHQTFLDLNPTTGVIVRAHKRAQVNILMQRITGFPSTRFLNETVFPVMFLNESVEIDDASAEKLKKLLLISNLVSNFPLVIVGLGVILLLVFVILLCQARKQKSSAEDDTAYSPVNDKEKEDPQNGTYIGLTPKADVEA; encoded by the exons ATGACACGGAGATCGTGCACCATTTATGTGGTTGGGATCACCTGCGCCGTCCTGCTCGCGGTTGGGATTGGCTTGTTTGCAGGGCAAGTTTTCCGCACATTAATGAACAACCGCCTGAAAAAG GAGATCGTGTTGGTAGAGGGCAGCCGCGTGTTTGACTCATGGAAAaaacctcctcctcctgtctacatgcagtttttcttcttcaatGTGACCAATCCAGACGAGTTTATTGCAGGGGGAAAGCCAGAAGTTAAACAGATTGGACCCTACACGTACAG GGAGTACAGGTACAAGGACAACGTAAGCATGGTGGCAAATGGCAAAATGGTCTCCGCATATAACACGAAAAGCTTTGTGTTCCTGAGGGAGAAATCTGTGGGTGATCCAGCTGAGGATAACATCACCACTGTCAACATCCCTGCCTGG GCTGTCATGAACAATGTGAAAGGTAGTTTCTTTAAGTCCTCCATGGTTTCAATCTGGATGAACTCTCTCAAGAGTGGTCTGTTCACTACACGCACTGTGGATGAACTGCTTTGGGGCTACGAAGACCGTCTGCTGGTTCGCGTTGCTGGCACCAAACCTGAGGTGGAGACGGTGTTTGGACTCATGTACAAG AAAAATGGAAGCAATGACGGTGAATTTATCTACCACACTGGAGAGCAGAACTACATGGATTATGGCCGGATCGAAACATGGAAAGGCCAAAG gGAGTTGACTTTCTGGAGCTCTAACTATAGCAACAGCATCGTTGGATCAGATGGAAGTGCTTTCCACCCCCTGCTTGACAAGGATGAGCGCATTTACATCTTTACTCCAGACCTGTGCAG GACCATCTACATGGAGTTTGAGAAAGACGTCGAGGTGAAAGGGATCCCAGCGTACCGCTTCACACCACCACGCTCTGTCCTGGCCAGCAAAGAGGAGAACCCTGACAATGAGGGTTTCTGCGTCACCCCAAAGGAGTGCCTGGGAACTGGCGTCCTTAAAGTCAGCCCCTGTCGGAAAG GTGCACCAGTGGTTGCCTCCTTTCCTCATTTCTACCTGGCAGATGGCAAATATGTGGCTGCCATTAAAGGACTGTCACCTGAAAGGACACATCACCAAACTTTTCTAGACCTAAACCCT ACTACTGGAGTGATTGTACGCGCTCACAAAAGAGCACAGGTGAACATCTTGATGCAGCGAATCACTGGATTCCC GAGCACTCGATTCCTGAATGAAACAGTATTTCCTGTAATGTTCCTCAATGAG AGCGTGGAGATTGACGATGCGTCCGCAGAGAAATTAAAGAAGCTTCTGCTGATTAGCAATTTGGTGTCCAACTTCCCTCTCGTCATTGTGGGACTGGGTGTTATTCTGCTCTTGGTCTTTGTCATCCTCCTGTGCCAGGCTCGCAAACAGAAG TCTTCTGCTGAAGACGACACCGCTTACTCTCCAGTTAATGATAAGGAGAAGGAGGATCCCCAGAATGGAACCTACATTGGTCTGACACCTAAGGCTGACGTGGAAGCTTGA